One stretch of Pelmatolapia mariae isolate MD_Pm_ZW linkage group LG3_W, Pm_UMD_F_2, whole genome shotgun sequence DNA includes these proteins:
- the LOC134623921 gene encoding sodium/hydrogen exchanger 9B2-like, with product MRMHLFLVKVGSKVQAGHEDREITVLPRRKTEEPDDTTTSPSSCCASCISLKDRCPRPQGLVNLLITKVCLFALLFGVVWSITGRECLPGGNLFGIIILFICSVLGGKLVGMIQLPTLPPFPPLLGMLLAGLLLRNVPYIMDAIFIDTQWSAALRNIALSIILTRAGLGLNPEALSRLKAVCVRVAVGPCMVEACIAAVVSHFLLGLPWVWGFILGFVLAAVSPAVVFPSMLLLQREGYGVEKGIPTLLMAAGSFDVILAITGFSTCLGIAFSTGSTWMNILKGLLEVVGGIVAGMILGVFLYCFPSNDQEDLVLRRTLMLLGLSTFSVFFSNAIGAAGAGSLCTLVLAFLAALGWKTEKAPVAEMVCRSWDVFQPLLFGLIGAEITIKALSPSTVGLGMACILIGLVIRLLVTFLLVHYGGFSLKEKLFISVAWLPKATVQAAIGSKALDMAREKGDEALIKFGLDVLTLAVLAILTTAPVGALGIGLAGPRLLARQVKAEETEGEATPSYRNGVVQEKDNGTLESKL from the exons ATGCGCATGCACCTGTTCCTGGTAAAAGTAGGGAGTAAAGTTCAGGCTGGTCACGAGGACAGAGAGATCACTGTCCTGCCCCGGAGGAAAACGGAGGAGCCGGACGACACGACCACG TCGCCCTCCTCATGCTGCGCGTCCTGTATCAGTCTGAAGGACAGATGTCCTCGACCTCAGGGACTCGTCAACCTGCTCATCACTAAAG TGTGTCTGTTTGCTCTGCTGTTCGGAGTCGTCTGGTCCATCACGGGAAGAGAGTGTTTACCTGGAGGGAACCTGTTTGGCATCATCATACTCTTCATCTGCTCCGTGCTGGGAGGGAAGCTGGTGGGAATGATCCAGCTGCCCACACTGCCCCCCTTTCCTCCACTACTTG gtatgCTGCTGGCGGGTCTGCTGTTGCGTAACGTTCCTTACATAATGGACGCCATCTTCATCGACACTCAGTGGTCTGCAGCTCTGAGAAACATCGCCTTGTCCATCATCCTAACCAGGGCTGGTCTGGGCCTCAACCCTGAG GCTTTAAGTCGACTGAAAGCAGTGTGCGTACGTGTTGCAGTTGGACCCTGTATGGTGGAGGCCTGCATTGCTGCTGTGgtttctcacttcctgctggGTCTGCCATGGGTTTGGGGTTTCATACTGGG tttTGTACTGGCTGCCGTTTCTCCAGCAGTTGTTTTTCCTTCAATGctgctcctgcagagagaaggatATGGAGTGGAGAAG GGAATCCCCACCCTCCTGATGGCTGCTGGAAGCTTTGATGTTATTCTCGCCATAACAGGATTCTCTACTTGTTTGGGAATCGCCTTCTCTACAG GTTCTACATGGATGAACATACTGAAGGGTCTGCTGGAGGTGGTGGGAGGCATCGTAGCTGGTATGATCCTGGGCGTGTTCTTGTACTGCTTCCCCAGCAATGACCAG GAGGATCTGGTATTGAGGAGGACCCTCATGTTGCTGGGTCTGTCCACATTTTCAGTCTTCTTCAGTAATGCTattggtgctgctggagctGGAAGTCTCTGTACACTGGTGCTGGCTTTCCTGGCAGCACTGGGCTGGAAGACCGAAAAG GCACCAGTAGCAGAAATGGTGTGCCGGTCATGGGATGTGTTTCAGCCACTTCTCTTTGGTCTGATTGGAGCTGAGATCACAATTAAAGCCCTCAGCCCAAGTACTGTGG GTCTGGGTATGGCCTGCATTCTTATTGGTCTGGTGATCCGTCTActtgtcaccttcctgttggtTCATTATGGAGGATTCAGCTTAAAAGAGAAGCTCTTCATTTCTGTGGCCTGGCTACCTAAAGCTACTGTGCAG GCTGCCATTGGTTCCAAGGCATTGGACATGGCGAGGGAGAAAGGGGACGAGGCCTTAATTAAGTTTGGTTTGGACGTGCTAACATTAGCAGTGTTAGCCATCTTGACCACAGCTCCAGTTGGTGCACTGGGTATCGGACTGGCAGGACCACGTCTCCTGGCCcggcaggtcaaag CAGAAGAGACAGAAGGTGAAGCTACACCATCCTACCGCAACGGGGTTGTTCAAGAAAAAGACAACGGGACTCTCGAGAGCAAGCTATGA